The Flavobacteriales bacterium genome contains the following window.
GGACGACGGCTCGTGCCAGTACGCCAACACAGGCGACCCCACGCAGATCATCAACGGCACCACGTACCATGTGCTGTCGGGGAACATCGGCAGCAGCCGTACCCTCACCAACGACAAGCTGTGGCTCATGAGCGGCGGCGTGTTCGTGAGCAGCGGTTCCACGCTCACCATCCAAGAGGGCACGTTGATCTACGCGGCCGACGACAACACCACGCCTTTTCTGAGCATCCAACGCGGTGGTCGCATCAATGCGATCGGCACGGCAGCGCAGCCCATCGTGTTCAGCACCATCAAGAAGGTAACGGGCACGCCCGCTGCCGGCGACTGGGGCGGTATCGTCCTGAACGGCTATGGTCTGGTGAACATCTGCGGTACACCGGGCTGCACCGCGGAAGGTGAAGGCGGCAGCGGCACCTACGGCGGTAGCGATGACAGCGACAACAGCGGCACGATGAAGTACGTGCGTGTGGAGTACGCCGGCAAGATCCTCGGCACTGACAACGAGCTGAACGGCTTCTCTTTCAACGGCGTGGGCAGCGGCACGGTGCTCGAGCACCTGCAGGCCTACAAGGGCAGCGATGACGGTTTCGAGTTCTTCGGTGGCGCCGCCAACCTAAAGTGGGCCCTGAGCACCGGCAACAGCGACGACAGCTTCGACTGGAGCCACGGCTGGCGCGGCAAAGGCCAATTCTGGGTAGTACAGCAAAGCTCCGCCAGTGGCGATCGCGGCATCGAAGCGGACAACTGGGAGACCGACTACACCGTCACGCCGTTCAGCTCTCCGATGATCAGCAACTTCACTTTGGTGGGTGCTGTTGATGGCAGTGCGAACGATGGCATCCGCCTGCGCCACGGCACCAAGGGCAAGTTGTGGAACGGACTTGTCACGGGCTTCGAGAACGGCATCAAAGTGGGCACCGAGTGCGATCCTCACGTGGCCGCCGCGGAACTCTTCGTGCGCAACAGCGTGGTGTTCGGCAACAACGCCGCCAACTACAGCAACTGCGGCGCCTTCGATCCCGCCAACGAAGCCAGCAACAGCAGCGGCGACCCCGGCGTGCTGAGCGGCTACGTGGGCACGCAGAGCACGGGCGCAGCAGATCCCAGCCTCATCGACGGTTGGTTCACCAGCGTGAGCTTCAAAGGTGCCGTTGAGAGCGGCAACGACTGGACCACCGGCTGGACCGTGGCCCTCTGATCACAACTTGGTTTGACCGGAAGGGGCTGCTTCGGCGGCCCTTTCTGTTTTGTCCTGGAGCTTAACCGTGAATGGACGGGGGTGAACGGAAATGCGACGCGTGCTTTTGCGGCCCTGTGAGTTCATTCACGTCCATTCCCGCCCGTTCATGGATGGGGGCTCTCCACGGCTCAGCGCATCCAAGAGTTCGATCAAGCTAGCGGTCAGCCCTCAACCACACATGGCGCCATTCAAGTCGTGGGCGCTTGAAGTTGATGATGAGCCCGATCTCCAGCCCAGTGCATCGCAAATAGTTCAGCATCTGTCCGATCTCATGATCTCCGATGGCGTCGATGGTCTTGGTATCGATCACAACCGTGTTCAAGGCGATCAGATCGGGTATGAACTCTCCAACCTGAATGCTCCTGTACAGAACGGGGAAGCGCGGCTGCTGTTGGAACGCAATGCCTTCTTTCTTCATTTCCACACAGAGTGCGTTCTCATAGATCTTCTCGTTGAAGCCATGACCCAGGGTGTTCAGCACCCGCATGGCGCAACCGACGATAGGTCGGGTGATCTCTTGGTCGTCCGCGTTCAGGTTGCTCATTGCCTTTTCCACTGCGAAGCCAATGTATGTCCCCGCACCAGTGCCCTCAGCACGAGTTCAGGCCGTTCCTATGAGAGCCCAGGCAGCGGCTCATGATCCGGAGTTGACGGGAATGCGTCATGTGCTTCTGCCATCCTGTGGGTTCATTCACGTCCACCTCCGTTCATTCACGGTTGGGTTTGCATGCCCTGCACTTCCAAGAGGGCGCCAGTGTGTACCTATTACCGCAAACGGACGGGAATGGACGGAAATGCATCGTGCGCTTCTGCAGTCCTGCGGGTTCATTCACGTCCATCCCCGTTCATTCACGGTCGCGTCTTCACACTGCATCCTCGGCAACATATCAACCCCGATCCAGCACGGCTGTGCTAAGTTCACGCCCCATCCCAGCAGCATGAAACAACTTGCCACTTGCCTTGCGATCCTCTCAACCTCGTTCGCTTTCGCCCAACCCCAGATCCTGAACAGCGGTTTCGAGACGTGGCAGAACGTGGGCACGGGCACGGAGGAGCCCGAAGAGTGGAGCTCGATCAAGACGAGCGACGGAGGGAACTTCATCAACAACTTCGCTCCACAGGTCTGTTTCCAGAGCGGCGATGCGCATACCGGTTCGTATTCCGTGAACGTGCGCACGGTGCAGTCGCCCATCGGCGCTGCCAACGGCATTGTCACCTGCGGCCGCGTACATGCCGAGCTGAACCCTGCCAACGGAAGGGTCTTCACCGAAGCAAGCGATGCACAATGGTACCAAGTGATGACCAGTAGACCGGACAGCTTGGTGGGCTGGTACAAGACCACCGTGATGACCGGCGACTACCCGACCGTGGATGCCATCGTGCACA
Protein-coding sequences here:
- a CDS encoding GxxExxY protein, whose translation is MSNLNADDQEITRPIVGCAMRVLNTLGHGFNEKIYENALCVEMKKEGIAFQQQPRFPVLYRSIQVGEFIPDLIALNTVVIDTKTIDAIGDHEIGQMLNYLRCTGLEIGLIINFKRPRLEWRHVWLRADR